DNA from Bordetella genomosp. 13:
CGACAGCACTTTTGGGTCGAGGCCATTGGCCACGCCCAGCGCCAGCGCCTCGGACGTACCCGCCATCAGGATGCCCAACAGCATGTTGTTGCAGATCTTGGCCACCTGCCCCGCGCCGGACGGACCGGCATGGAAGATGTTCTTGCCCATCTGCTCAAGCACCGGCCGCGCACGCGCCAATGCCTCGTCCGTGCCGCCCACGATGAAGGTCAGCGTACCGGCCGCCGCGCCGGCCGTGCCGCCCGACACCGGGGCGTCCACCATGGCCAGTCCGCGCGCCTGGGCCGCGGCCGCGACCTTGCGCGCCGAATCCGGGGCGATGGTGCTGCAGTCGATCACCAGTTTGCTGGGATCGATGCGCGCCAGCAGATCGTCTTCGAGGTACAGGCTTTCGACGTGCTTGCTGGCGGGCAGCATGGTGATGACCACCTCCGCGCCGTCGACGGCCTCGTGGGCCGAGGCGGCCGCCCGCGCGCCGGCGTCGGTCAGCGTCCGCACGGCGGCGGGCACCAGGTCGTACACCGTCAGGTGGTGGCCGGCCTTGACCAGGTTCAGCGCCATGGGGGCGCCCATGTTGCCCAGGCCGATGAATGCGATGCTGCTCATGCTTGTCTCCTCGTGATTTTTTGTCGGGATGGTGCAGCGGTGTCGGGTGAGGTCAGGCTTTGCCCAGATCGTCCAGCGGATGCGGCTGGTCCTGCGGCCAGGGCTCGTCGAAGAACTTCTGCACCCAGGCCGGGCTGGCCTCGGCCAGCGTCGCCGGACTCCATTTCGGCGACTTGTCCTTGTCGATCAGCAGCGCGCGGATGCCCTCGGCCAGGTCGCCATGGGCAACGCACGCCAGCGCCGCCACGTATTCGATGCGGAACACGTCGTCCAGCGTGCGCAGCTTGGTGTGCTGCTGCAGCGCATAGGCCAGGCGCGCCGACCCCGGCGACCCGGCCAGCATGGTCGTCGCGGCGCGCGCCAGCCACGGATCCTCGTGGTGCTTCAGTTCGGCGAGTTCTTCGTAGATGGATTCGAGCTTCAGTTCGCCGCAGATGCTGTTGATGAGGAACGAATGCTGGCGCAGCGGTCCGGGCTCGAGCGGCTGGGCCGGCTCGTGGGCCAACAGCGTCTGGCGCAGCAGGCCGTCGTTCATGGAGCGCGGCGCCAGCCCCTGCCCGGGGCCGCCCGCCCAGGGCTGGTGCAGCAGGGCCTCGCAGAAGCGAGGCCAGTCGGCCGGATCGAGGCGGAAATCCGCCATGCCCGCATAGAACGCGTCGGACGCGTTCAGTTGCGCGCCGGTCAGCGCCAGGAACAGGCCGATGCGTCCCGGCATGCGGTTGAGCAGCC
Protein-coding regions in this window:
- the mmsB gene encoding 3-hydroxyisobutyrate dehydrogenase, whose protein sequence is MSSIAFIGLGNMGAPMALNLVKAGHHLTVYDLVPAAVRTLTDAGARAAASAHEAVDGAEVVITMLPASKHVESLYLEDDLLARIDPSKLVIDCSTIAPDSARKVAAAAQARGLAMVDAPVSGGTAGAAAGTLTFIVGGTDEALARARPVLEQMGKNIFHAGPSGAGQVAKICNNMLLGILMAGTSEALALGVANGLDPKVLSDIIAKSSGRNWATELYNPWPGVMPNVPASKDYAGGFGVDLMLKDLGLAAEAALAARAAVPLGELARNLYALHSQGGNGKLDFSSIVRLYGHKAP
- a CDS encoding enoyl-CoA hydratase/isomerase family protein, yielding MNAPVLFEERFTDTGMRLGVATLNAPQTLNGLSLEMVDLLDGQLRAWASDNSVVLVILQGAGEKAFCAGGDLHGLYRSMREHAGQGAWANTYARTFFEHEYRLDYLIHSYPKPLLCWGRGIVMGGGVGLMMGASHRVVSTDARLAMPEISIGLFPDVGASWLLNRMPGRIGLFLALTGAQLNASDAFYAGMADFRLDPADWPRFCEALLHQPWAGGPGQGLAPRSMNDGLLRQTLLAHEPAQPLEPGPLRQHSFLINSICGELKLESIYEELAELKHHEDPWLARAATTMLAGSPGSARLAYALQQHTKLRTLDDVFRIEYVAALACVAHGDLAEGIRALLIDKDKSPKWSPATLAEASPAWVQKFFDEPWPQDQPHPLDDLGKA